One genomic segment of Mytilus galloprovincialis chromosome 5, xbMytGall1.hap1.1, whole genome shotgun sequence includes these proteins:
- the LOC143076589 gene encoding uncharacterized protein LOC143076589 has product MQLTRVVFRFFKRYKKVPGLLYGGKNKIIPKIYPQHKERALKWFLMNEENERILSEPYLTEKEEEGHMESLGFTNEARILGEVEKAALERWNKPKDRRIHYLEEHYKHLNIKKSWE; this is encoded by the exons ATGCAGCTTACTCGAGTTGTATTTCGATTTTTTAAGAGATACAAGAAAGTTCCTGGATTGTTATATGGAGG caaaaacaaaataataccaAAGATTTACCCTCAACACAAGGAGAGAGCTCTGAAATGGTTCTTGATGAATGAAGAAAATGAAAGGATTTTGTCTGAACCATACCTGACAGAA AAAGAGGAAGAGGGCCACATGGAATCATTAGGTTTTACAAATGAGGCAAGAATTCTTGGAGAAGTGGAGAAAGCTGCACTAGAAAGATGGAATAAACCAAAAGATAGAAGAATCCATTATCTGGAAGaacattataaacatttaaatataaaaaaatcatgggAATGA